The window CAGTTGGCCTTTTCTTCAATAACTCCGCCGGTGAATGGATCTTCTTACCACCCGGATAGCCGCTGTGTGTAACGTATTCCTTGCCAGTCATTTTATTTCCGGTAAGCACTATTTTTTCGGCATTGATGATCACCACATGGTCACCACAATCAACGTGAGGGGTGTAATAAGGCTTATTTTTACCACGCAGCATCTTGGCCGCATGCGATGCCAGTCGCCCCAGCACTTGTCCTTCAGCATTCAGCAGAACCCATTCTTTGACAACGGTTTCCTTCTTAGCGCTGATTGTTCTGTAACTCAAAGTATCCATCGATGGCTATGTTTCAATAGTTAAAGATTACCTTCTGAAAATGGGGTGCAAAGATAGAATGAAATTTTGGTTTTAACAAATGAAGGCGGATAAAAAAATTAAAACATCATTTCTATAACTTTTCAATTA of the Bacteroidales bacterium genome contains:
- the rplM gene encoding 50S ribosomal protein L13, which codes for MDTLSYRTISAKKETVVKEWVLLNAEGQVLGRLASHAAKMLRGKNKPYYTPHVDCGDHVVIINAEKIVLTGNKMTGKEYVTHSGYPGGKKIHSPAELLKKRPTAVVEEAIRGMLPRTRLGREIYRNLHVYAGPEHPHQGQSPKEIDINTIK